A part of Campylobacter ureolyticus ACS-301-V-Sch3b genomic DNA contains:
- a CDS encoding lactate utilization protein, translating to MKALIQNLKTNGFEVLQAKDGKEALSIAKTFIKDGLKIGLGGSESVKEIGLLDYLVGLKNITLFNQYEAGISMEENLNRRRNGLLSDLYITSSNAITLNGWLVNVDGTGNRVAAQIFGPKKVLLVVGKNKIVLNLEKAIERIEKIAAVKNADRINKTAVKYGKIRTYTPEDLCNKYSIIKHDESARTTIILVDEELGY from the coding sequence ATGAAAGCTTTAATACAAAATTTAAAAACCAATGGCTTTGAAGTTTTACAGGCAAAAGATGGCAAAGAAGCACTAAGCATTGCAAAAACTTTTATAAAAGATGGTCTTAAAATCGGTCTTGGTGGCTCTGAAAGTGTAAAAGAAATCGGACTTTTGGATTATTTAGTGGGCTTAAAAAACATAACATTATTTAACCAATATGAAGCTGGAATTTCAATGGAAGAAAATTTAAATCGCCGTAGAAATGGGCTTTTAAGTGATCTCTACATCACAAGCTCAAATGCTATTACATTAAATGGCTGGCTTGTAAATGTCGATGGCACAGGAAACAGAGTCGCAGCACAAATTTTTGGCCCAAAAAAAGTTCTTTTAGTAGTTGGAAAAAATAAAATTGTTTTAAATTTGGAAAAAGCAATTGAGCGAATTGAAAAAATCGCAGCTGTAAAAAACGCTGATAGGATAAATAAAACAGCTGTAAAATATGGCAAAATAAGGACTTATACACCAGAGGATCTTTGCAATAAATATAGCATCATAAAACACGATGAAAGTGCTAGAACAACGATAATTTTAGTTGATGAGGAACTTGGGTATTGA
- a CDS encoding acyl-CoA dehydratase activase, translating to MYFIGIDIGSTSTKVAIYDANLDEFCDLFFMPTGFSGVEISKKVYQILLSKNYFPFFITATGYGRVSVDYANLSLTEILCHGIGASYLFKKDCTIIDVGGQDTKAIRLVGQKPDDFIMNDKCSAGTGKFMEVMATRLGLNLAEIYDIASPKDGIEISSTCTVFAESEIISLMANGVSKQNLAYAIVDSSAKKVASLAKKLENDFYFLSGGLSKVPIFINLLKTHLNAEIFTDENAIFCGAMGASLMGKRKAKDKK from the coding sequence ATGTATTTTATCGGTATTGATATTGGTTCAACTTCGACAAAAGTAGCTATTTATGATGCAAATTTAGATGAGTTTTGTGATCTATTTTTCATGCCTACTGGATTTAGTGGAGTTGAGATTTCAAAAAAAGTTTATCAAATTTTACTTAGCAAAAACTATTTTCCATTTTTTATAACTGCAACTGGATATGGTAGAGTTAGCGTGGATTATGCAAATTTAAGCCTTACAGAAATACTTTGCCATGGTATTGGAGCTAGTTATTTGTTTAAAAAAGACTGCACGATTATAGATGTTGGCGGACAAGATACAAAGGCTATAAGGCTAGTTGGCCAAAAGCCAGATGATTTTATAATGAATGATAAATGCAGTGCTGGAACTGGTAAATTTATGGAAGTTATGGCTACAAGACTTGGACTTAATTTAGCTGAGATTTATGATATAGCTTCGCCAAAAGATGGAATTGAAATTAGTTCAACTTGCACGGTTTTTGCCGAAAGTGAGATAATTTCGCTTATGGCAAATGGTGTTTCAAAACAAAATTTAGCTTACGCCATAGTTGATTCATCAGCTAAAAAAGTCGCTAGTTTAGCAAAAAAGCTTGAAAATGACTTTTATTTTTTAAGTGGTGGATTAAGCAAAGTTCCAATTTTTATAAATTTGCTTAAAACTCACTTAAATGCTGAAATTTTTACAGATGAAAATGCCATATTTTGCGGAGCGATGGGAGCAAGTTTGATGGGAAAGAGAAAAGCAAAGGATAAAAAATGA
- a CDS encoding double-cubane-cluster-containing anaerobic reductase, translated as MNLNSLKQQNANELLNLKQSGKKIVGVFCTYAPKELIYASNAVAISICAYDESPINEAHKELPRNLCPLVKASYGYSLSGKCPYMNASDLIIGETTCDAKKKMFELMANQREIYVMELPNMTNSSSLNLWKSEILRLKKALEVKFNTKITDEKLADAIEIYNTERSLMAEIISLPKLDPNPITGSELHDILFANDFIFDKKEKFKLLRGLIDEFKEKSKSEFTLKNNKKRLIITGCPSGGVAKKIINEVEKFNAVVVGFENCVGSKNFDNLVELKGDLYENLANRYLKIPCSIMYKNSSRLEKLKNMIDEFNADGVIDISLSACHTYAIEAFNVKNSVKEAGASYLHIETDYSKQDSGQIRTRLEAFCELL; from the coding sequence ATGAATCTTAACTCGCTAAAACAACAAAACGCAAATGAGCTTTTAAATTTAAAACAAAGTGGTAAGAAAATAGTTGGAGTTTTTTGTACTTACGCTCCAAAAGAGCTAATTTACGCAAGTAATGCGGTGGCGATTTCAATATGTGCGTATGATGAAAGCCCTATAAATGAAGCCCACAAAGAACTTCCTAGAAATCTTTGTCCTTTAGTAAAGGCAAGTTATGGATACTCTTTGAGTGGAAAATGCCCTTATATGAATGCAAGTGATTTGATAATTGGCGAAACAACCTGTGATGCTAAAAAGAAAATGTTTGAACTAATGGCAAATCAAAGAGAAATTTATGTGATGGAACTTCCAAACATGACAAATTCTTCAAGTCTAAATTTATGGAAAAGCGAGATATTAAGGCTAAAAAAGGCTTTGGAAGTTAAATTTAATACAAAAATTACTGATGAAAAATTAGCAGATGCAATAGAAATTTATAATACCGAGCGAAGTTTAATGGCTGAAATAATTTCCCTTCCAAAGCTTGATCCAAATCCAATAACTGGAAGCGAGCTTCATGATATCTTGTTTGCAAATGATTTTATTTTTGATAAAAAAGAAAAATTTAAGCTTTTAAGGGGTTTGATAGATGAATTTAAAGAAAAAAGTAAAAGTGAATTTACTCTAAAAAATAATAAAAAAAGACTTATTATAACAGGCTGTCCAAGCGGTGGCGTTGCTAAAAAGATCATAAACGAGGTTGAGAAATTTAATGCCGTTGTTGTTGGGTTTGAAAATTGCGTTGGGAGTAAAAACTTTGATAATTTAGTTGAGTTAAAAGGTGATTTGTATGAAAACTTAGCTAATAGATATTTAAAAATTCCTTGTTCTATAATGTATAAAAATAGCTCTCGTTTAGAAAAATTAAAAAATATGATAGATGAATTTAATGCTGATGGAGTGATTGATATAAGCCTAAGTGCGTGTCATACTTACGCAATTGAAGCTTTTAATGTAAAAAATAGCGTAAAAGAAGCAGGGGCTTCGTATTTACATATTGAGACTGATTATTCAAAGCAAGATAGTGGGCAAATTAGAACAAGACTTGAAGCTTTTTGTGAGCTTTTGTAA
- a CDS encoding substrate-binding domain-containing protein, with the protein MKIKSLVLAAALAISGLNAKFSVYFDAGGSAGDNFGTVISNGAKAAAKDLGVDLKVYYSDWDPNKMVENFKTYSATMPDGMVIMGHPGDDLYKPLVDKAVKNGIVVTSIDTPLKKTQENNAVSGFGYAGSDNYSAGLSMANEAIRFFDLKKGDKVMIWGLLSQPTRGLRAKAMIEVLENAGMKVDYIEISPEINKDPTLGQSVFGAYVAKNPDLKVAFIDHGSLTATMAQIMKNLNIDKDKIGIAGFSLSPATLAGIKSGYVDIIGDAQPYFQGYFSVLQIYMSKKYGFSGFSIDTGGGFVTKNNISLIEPLIKNGIR; encoded by the coding sequence ATGAAAATAAAGAGTTTAGTTTTAGCTGCGGCTTTAGCGATTTCAGGTTTAAATGCTAAATTTAGCGTTTATTTTGATGCTGGTGGAAGCGCAGGGGATAACTTTGGAACTGTTATATCAAATGGAGCAAAGGCTGCTGCAAAGGATTTGGGAGTTGATTTAAAGGTTTATTATTCAGACTGGGATCCAAATAAAATGGTTGAAAACTTTAAAACTTATAGTGCAACAATGCCTGATGGAATGGTTATAATGGGTCATCCTGGTGATGATTTGTATAAGCCATTGGTTGATAAAGCTGTAAAAAATGGTATCGTTGTAACAAGTATCGACACACCACTTAAAAAAACACAAGAAAACAATGCAGTAAGTGGTTTTGGATATGCAGGAAGTGATAATTACTCAGCTGGACTATCTATGGCAAATGAAGCAATTAGGTTTTTTGATTTAAAAAAGGGCGATAAAGTTATGATTTGGGGACTTTTAAGTCAGCCAACAAGAGGACTTCGTGCAAAGGCTATGATCGAGGTTTTAGAAAATGCTGGAATGAAAGTTGATTATATAGAAATTTCACCTGAAATAAACAAAGATCCAACCCTTGGACAAAGCGTTTTTGGTGCGTATGTGGCAAAAAACCCTGATTTAAAAGTTGCTTTTATAGATCATGGCTCATTAACTGCGACAATGGCTCAAATTATGAAAAATTTAAACATTGATAAGGATAAAATCGGTATCGCTGGATTTTCTCTTTCGCCTGCAACTTTAGCTGGTATAAAAAGCGGATATGTTGATATTATAGGTGATGCTCAGCCATATTTTCAAGGATATTTTAGCGTTTTACAAATTTATATGAGTAAAAAATACGGATTTTCAGGTTTTAGCATCGATACAGGTGGTGGATTTGTAACAAAAAACAATATCAGTTTAATTGAGCCTTTAATTAAAAATGGCATCAGATAG
- a CDS encoding ATP-binding cassette domain-containing protein encodes MASDSVIKLKNAFKSFGKTEVLKGVDFELKKGEILVLLGDNGAGKSTLIKCLCGFDKFDKFDEFSVNQKALSSKQINFKFMRNLGVEVVFQESAVCKNQEIYRNIFATRHIKKFGFIDKKTEIKVANELLKTYLNYTGVGLDAKSKALNLSGGERQGLAIARAIYFKSNILILDEPTTALGVAQQNKLTSYLKELNDVSIILITHSLNKAYELGDKFILLKGGRILKTAQKSDFKTLDSLYRFVE; translated from the coding sequence ATGGCATCAGATAGTGTTATAAAACTTAAAAATGCCTTTAAAAGCTTTGGTAAAACCGAGGTTTTAAAAGGCGTTGATTTTGAGCTTAAAAAGGGTGAAATTTTAGTTTTATTAGGTGATAATGGAGCTGGAAAAAGCACCCTTATAAAGTGCCTTTGTGGTTTTGATAAGTTTGACAAATTTGATGAGTTTAGCGTAAATCAAAAGGCTTTAAGCTCAAAACAAATCAACTTCAAATTTATGAGAAATTTAGGTGTTGAGGTTGTTTTTCAAGAAAGCGCAGTTTGTAAAAATCAAGAAATTTATAGAAATATTTTTGCAACAAGACATATTAAAAAATTTGGCTTTATTGATAAAAAAACTGAGATAAAAGTAGCAAATGAGCTTTTAAAAACTTATCTAAACTACACTGGTGTAGGGCTTGATGCAAAAAGTAAGGCGTTAAATTTAAGCGGCGGTGAAAGGCAAGGTTTGGCAATTGCAAGGGCGATTTATTTTAAATCAAATATTTTAATACTAGATGAGCCAACCACTGCACTTGGGGTAGCGCAGCAAAATAAACTTACGTCATATCTAAAAGAATTAAACGACGTTAGCATTATTTTAATAACTCACAGCCTAAATAAAGCCTATGAGCTTGGCGATAAATTTATCCTTTTAAAAGGCGGTAGAATCTTAAAAACCGCCCAAAAATCAGACTTTAAAACTCTAGATAGTCTTTATAGGTTTGTAGAATGA
- a CDS encoding ABC transporter permease, with the protein MTKENKINLALTLMLFGIWAMFCYFSPNVFLSKNIYFSYLSSIPLILILALGLLPLIISGEFDMSFPSIMAMGGFVCSYVFNNTNSLFLAVIFALIFGCLAGVFNAVLVLLFKIPSIIATIGAQFFWRGLSVVLSGGLSLSLANADGLLKDILVGRVFGVPMQSVWALVLSFLLYILIFKTSSGESILFVGDDEKSAKMLGFRPNLTKFMLFINSGFMSAFAGVILSLEFINWWPSQGDGYMLLVFAAIFIGGTSVYGGSGRIYGTIIGSIIIGIMESGIVAMGFDAFYTRLVYGVIIIISVCVYSLILNKNE; encoded by the coding sequence ATGACAAAAGAAAATAAAATAAATTTGGCACTAACTTTAATGCTTTTTGGAATTTGGGCTATGTTTTGCTACTTTTCTCCAAATGTTTTTTTAAGTAAAAATATATATTTTAGCTATCTTTCAAGTATTCCTTTGATTTTGATTTTAGCACTCGGACTTTTGCCACTTATCATAAGTGGGGAGTTTGATATGAGCTTTCCGTCCATAATGGCAATGGGTGGTTTTGTTTGTTCTTATGTTTTTAATAATACAAATTCGCTTTTTTTAGCAGTAATTTTTGCTTTGATTTTTGGCTGTTTGGCTGGCGTTTTTAATGCAGTTTTAGTGCTACTTTTTAAAATTCCATCCATCATAGCAACTATTGGAGCACAGTTTTTTTGGCGTGGGTTAAGTGTTGTTTTAAGTGGTGGGTTAAGCCTTAGCTTGGCTAATGCAGATGGACTTTTAAAAGATATTTTGGTTGGTAGAGTTTTTGGAGTGCCGATGCAAAGCGTGTGGGCTTTGGTGCTATCATTTTTACTTTATATTTTGATTTTTAAAACAAGCAGTGGTGAGAGCATTTTGTTTGTAGGTGATGATGAAAAAAGCGCCAAAATGCTTGGTTTTAGACCAAATTTAACTAAATTTATGCTTTTTATAAACTCAGGTTTTATGAGCGCATTTGCTGGAGTTATTTTAAGTTTAGAGTTTATAAACTGGTGGCCAAGTCAAGGTGATGGCTATATGCTACTTGTTTTTGCTGCGATTTTTATAGGTGGAACTAGCGTTTATGGTGGAAGTGGGCGAATTTATGGCACGATAATAGGCAGTATTATCATCGGTATAATGGAAAGTGGCATCGTAGCAATGGGCTTTGATGCGTTTTATACAAGGCTTGTTTATGGGGTTATTATTATAATTTCAGTTTGTGTTTATTCGCTTATTTTAAATAAAAATGAGTAA
- a CDS encoding outer membrane protein, which translates to MKNIVLKSLVASSLLCSSLLADSFVGVFGGYSLKSEFKLKDDSGSDIEEGDIDKLKLDDKRVNLGVKAGYDFDSFRVYGAYRYNFKAKDSYFIDNFLGNMEWKSHDFLIGADYTPNITDSFKFSLGIYGGISRLNMRLEGIDYYDNTKDSFSKDKTGFIYGAKIGGIYELDENNEVEFGYQIDESDYGKIEDVKIKVRDHGLYLGYNYKF; encoded by the coding sequence ATGAAAAACATAGTTTTAAAAAGTTTAGTTGCAAGTTCTTTGCTTTGCTCATCATTGTTGGCTGATAGTTTTGTTGGTGTTTTTGGCGGATATAGCTTAAAATCGGAATTTAAGCTCAAAGATGATAGCGGCTCTGATATAGAGGAAGGCGATATAGATAAATTAAAATTAGATGATAAAAGAGTAAATTTGGGTGTAAAAGCCGGATATGACTTTGATAGTTTTAGGGTCTATGGAGCTTATAGATATAATTTTAAGGCAAAAGATAGTTATTTTATAGATAATTTTTTAGGAAACATGGAATGGAAGAGCCATGATTTCTTGATAGGTGCTGACTATACTCCAAACATAACAGATAGCTTTAAGTTTAGTTTAGGTATTTATGGCGGTATTTCAAGGCTTAATATGAGACTTGAAGGCATTGATTACTACGACAATACAAAGGATAGTTTTAGCAAAGACAAAACAGGATTTATTTACGGCGCAAAAATAGGTGGCATATATGAGCTTGATGAGAATAATGAAGTTGAATTTGGCTACCAAATAGATGAAAGTGATTATGGAAAGATAGAAGATGTTAAAATAAAAGTTAGAGATCACGGACTTTACTTAGGATATAACTATAAATTTTAA
- a CDS encoding uracil-xanthine permease family protein codes for MTDYKFRFKDALLGAQFLFVAFGALVLMPILCGLDISVALFTAGLGTLIFQLICRQKVVPIFLASSFAFIAPISFAVSKWGLPAAMGGVFFAGLVYSAFSFFVKIKGKSFIDKFLPPIVVGPVIMTIGLVLSPSAVSMAMASGDMLKNYQILNPNFSQNDAMIIAGISLLVTLLCIMFAKGMLKLIPILCGIAAGYIISYFYGIIDFSPVKEAPWFRVPNFTAPKFELDAILYMIPVVIAPIIEHIGNVVAISNVTNYDFTKKPGLHKTLLGDGVATSVAALLAGPPCTTYAEVTGAVRLTKAFNPAIMTWSAFTAILLAFVGKLGALIATIPACVLGGIMILLFGIIASVGMESLIKNSVDMNEPRNMIIIALVLVPALGGMVLDFGFASFSQIGLGAIIGVFLNLILPKSKEKIE; via the coding sequence ATGACTGATTATAAGTTTAGATTCAAAGATGCACTTTTGGGTGCTCAGTTTTTATTTGTTGCATTTGGCGCACTTGTTTTAATGCCGATTTTATGCGGACTTGATATAAGTGTTGCGTTATTTACAGCCGGACTTGGAACACTAATTTTTCAGCTAATTTGCCGCCAAAAAGTGGTGCCTATTTTCTTAGCAAGTAGTTTTGCTTTCATAGCTCCAATTTCATTTGCTGTTAGCAAATGGGGTCTTCCAGCTGCTATGGGAGGAGTATTTTTTGCAGGACTTGTGTACTCGGCATTTAGTTTTTTTGTAAAAATCAAAGGAAAAAGTTTTATTGATAAATTTTTACCGCCAATTGTTGTTGGACCTGTGATCATGACAATTGGACTTGTCTTAAGTCCATCAGCAGTTTCTATGGCAATGGCAAGTGGTGATATGCTTAAAAATTATCAAATTTTAAATCCAAATTTTAGCCAAAATGATGCGATGATAATAGCAGGAATTTCTCTTTTAGTAACACTTTTATGTATAATGTTTGCAAAAGGAATGTTAAAGCTAATCCCTATTTTATGTGGCATTGCAGCAGGTTATATAATATCATATTTTTATGGGATTATTGACTTTTCACCAGTTAAAGAAGCTCCTTGGTTTAGAGTGCCAAATTTCACAGCACCGAAATTTGAACTAGATGCAATTTTATATATGATACCAGTTGTAATCGCCCCAATAATAGAACATATCGGAAATGTTGTAGCAATCAGTAATGTGACAAATTATGACTTTACAAAAAAACCAGGACTTCATAAAACATTATTAGGTGATGGCGTTGCCACAAGCGTAGCAGCTCTTTTAGCTGGACCACCTTGTACCACTTACGCAGAAGTAACAGGCGCAGTAAGACTTACAAAAGCTTTTAATCCAGCTATTATGACTTGGTCAGCATTTACTGCGATATTGCTTGCATTTGTTGGCAAACTTGGAGCTTTGATAGCTACGATTCCAGCTTGTGTTTTGGGCGGTATTATGATTTTGTTATTTGGAATTATTGCAAGCGTTGGAATGGAGAGTTTGATTAAAAACAGTGTTGATATGAATGAGCCTAGAAATATGATAATTATCGCTCTTGTACTTGTTCCTGCACTTGGTGGGATGGTGCTTGACTTTGGTTTTGCAAGCTTTTCACAAATAGGCCTTGGTGCAATTATTGGGGTGTTTTTAAATTTAATCCTTCCAAAAAGCAAAGAAAAAATAGAATAA
- the mscL gene encoding large-conductance mechanosensitive channel protein MscL yields the protein MSFIKEFKEFAVRGNVIDMAVGVVIGSAFGKIVSSLVGDVIMPVIGVITGGVNFTDFKIVLKQAHGETAAVTLNYGSFIQTTIDFIIIAFCIFVAIKAINKLKREKPKAEEAPKEPSEDIKLLREIRDELKNR from the coding sequence ATGAGTTTTATAAAAGAATTTAAAGAATTTGCAGTTCGTGGAAATGTCATCGATATGGCAGTAGGTGTTGTTATAGGAAGTGCATTTGGTAAAATCGTAAGCTCACTAGTAGGCGATGTTATAATGCCAGTAATAGGTGTTATAACAGGCGGGGTAAATTTTACAGATTTTAAAATAGTACTGAAACAAGCCCATGGAGAAACAGCAGCTGTAACACTAAACTATGGTAGCTTTATACAAACTACGATTGATTTTATTATTATTGCATTTTGTATTTTTGTAGCTATAAAAGCAATAAACAAACTAAAAAGAGAAAAACCAAAAGCTGAAGAAGCCCCAAAAGAACCAAGCGAAGATATCAAGCTTTTAAGAGAAATAAGAGACGAGCTAAAAAATAGATAA
- a CDS encoding TerC family protein — MFEWFASPEAWISLFTLIGLEIVLGIDNIIFIAILCSRLPKEKQNKARIIGLGFAMISRILLLLSLFWIMKLTAPLFSVFGEEISGRDLILIIGGLFLIYKSTTEIDSSISGQTHEEHISTKKVSFASIIIQISILDIVFSLDSVITAVGMADHIEIMILAVIVAVGVMMVASKAISKFVDDNPTIKILALSFLILVGVALVADGCGLHIPKGYIYFSMAFSLAVELINIKMRKKRLG, encoded by the coding sequence ATGTTTGAATGGTTTGCCTCACCTGAAGCGTGGATAAGTCTTTTTACTCTTATTGGTCTTGAGATAGTTTTAGGTATTGATAATATTATTTTTATAGCAATTTTATGCTCAAGACTTCCAAAAGAAAAGCAAAATAAAGCTAGAATTATAGGTCTTGGCTTTGCCATGATAAGTAGAATTTTACTACTTTTAAGTTTATTTTGGATTATGAAATTAACAGCTCCTTTGTTTAGTGTATTTGGAGAGGAAATTTCAGGTAGAGATTTGATTTTAATTATTGGAGGACTTTTTTTAATATATAAATCAACCACAGAAATTGACTCAAGCATTTCAGGCCAAACTCACGAAGAGCACATTAGCACAAAAAAAGTAAGTTTTGCTTCTATAATAATTCAAATTTCCATTTTAGATATAGTTTTTTCGCTAGATAGTGTAATAACTGCTGTTGGCATGGCTGATCATATCGAAATTATGATTCTAGCAGTTATCGTAGCAGTGGGTGTTATGATGGTAGCAAGCAAAGCAATAAGTAAATTTGTAGATGACAATCCTACTATTAAAATTTTAGCTTTATCATTTTTGATCTTAGTTGGAGTGGCTTTAGTAGCTGATGGATGTGGACTTCATATACCAAAAGGTTATATCTACTTTTCTATGGCTTTTTCTTTGGCAGTAGAACTTATCAATATAAAAATGAGAAAAAAGAGATTAGGCTAA
- the purN gene encoding phosphoribosylglycinamide formyltransferase gives MSVKKIAILFSGNGSNLENILEKVHNKTFNGVTIKCDLLICNNPDAFGIQRAKKFGLKTVIINHKEFKTREDFDAKLVSLIQEKKIDLTILAGFMRILTPVFTKNIKAINLHPSILPIFKGGNAIKESFNSDMLVGGVSVHFVSEELDGGKLINQLVFYRKKGMSLEEWEENIHKLEYEILPKTIIELLAFSN, from the coding sequence ATGTCTGTAAAAAAAATAGCAATTTTATTTAGTGGAAACGGCTCAAATTTAGAAAATATTTTAGAAAAAGTTCACAATAAAACTTTTAATGGTGTTACCATAAAGTGTGATTTGTTAATTTGTAATAATCCTGATGCCTTTGGAATACAAAGAGCTAAAAAATTTGGACTAAAAACAGTTATTATAAACCATAAAGAGTTTAAAACAAGAGAGGATTTTGATGCAAAACTTGTAAGTTTAATACAAGAGAAAAAAATCGATTTGACAATTTTAGCTGGATTTATGAGAATTTTAACTCCAGTTTTTACAAAAAACATAAAAGCCATTAATCTTCATCCATCAATCCTTCCGATTTTTAAGGGTGGCAACGCCATAAAAGAGAGTTTTAATAGTGACATGCTAGTAGGTGGAGTAAGTGTGCATTTTGTAAGCGAAGAGCTTGATGGAGGAAAACTTATAAATCAACTAGTTTTTTATAGGAAAAAAGGTATGAGTTTAGAAGAGTGGGAGGAAAATATCCATAAGCTTGAATATGAAATTTTACCAAAAACCATAATAGAGCTTTTAGCTTTTTCTAATTAA
- a CDS encoding bifunctional ADP-dependent NAD(P)H-hydrate dehydratase/NAD(P)H-hydrate epimerase, which yields MINLYYDTKMLDERAISEFGLSEEILQENAASKIEEVIRQNLQQKSKILFVCGSGNNAADAICTARKLSNDYECDIFLTSNKLNLLASMQLDRAKKAHVNLVENPEFSAYECFVDGIFGSGLNRDMSDKVCKIIDELNKAKGLKIAVDIPSGITKSGKIAQNAFMADFTITMGALKLALFLDSSKDLVGKIILANLGISKTNFETMSNSFLLEKTDLNLPFRHLQDTNKGNFGHLYVISGNLKGAAIIAANAGFSMGAGLVSVVSDEKIPNLDPFIMQTNSFAKAKVVVAGCGLGEKTLNLELLKDKICVIDADLCYKKEIVPFLEKNENLVLTPHPKEFASLLNLAGFGDFGIKDVQANRFDLARKWSEKFNSILVLKGANTIVSHKGKIFVSSFGSSILAKAGSGDALAGIIGGLLAQNYSPFEAAINGVLAHSLSVLNFKKNSYALTPNDIIEGIKCL from the coding sequence GTGATAAATTTATACTATGACACAAAAATGCTTGATGAAAGAGCAATAAGTGAGTTTGGATTAAGCGAAGAAATTTTACAAGAAAACGCCGCTTCAAAAATCGAAGAAGTAATTAGACAAAATTTACAACAAAAATCAAAAATTTTATTTGTTTGTGGTAGTGGCAACAACGCTGCAGATGCGATCTGTACAGCTAGAAAACTATCAAATGACTATGAGTGTGATATTTTCTTAACTTCAAATAAGTTAAATTTACTTGCTTCAATGCAGCTTGATAGAGCAAAAAAAGCTCATGTAAATTTGGTTGAAAATCCAGAATTTAGTGCGTATGAATGCTTTGTGGATGGAATTTTTGGAAGTGGTTTAAACCGCGATATGAGCGATAAAGTTTGCAAAATCATAGATGAACTAAATAAAGCAAAAGGTTTAAAAATTGCTGTTGATATTCCAAGTGGGATAACTAAAAGTGGCAAAATCGCTCAAAATGCCTTTATGGCGGACTTTACAATTACAATGGGAGCCTTAAAACTAGCACTTTTTTTAGATAGTTCAAAAGATTTAGTTGGTAAGATAATTCTAGCAAATTTAGGCATTAGTAAAACAAATTTTGAAACTATGAGCAATAGTTTTTTACTTGAAAAAACTGATTTAAATTTACCATTTAGACATTTACAAGATACAAATAAAGGAAATTTTGGGCATCTTTATGTAATAAGCGGAAATTTAAAAGGAGCTGCAATAATAGCTGCAAATGCTGGTTTTAGCATGGGAGCTGGACTAGTTAGCGTGGTAAGCGATGAAAAAATACCAAATTTAGATCCATTTATTATGCAGACAAACTCATTTGCCAAAGCAAAAGTTGTCGTTGCTGGATGTGGGCTTGGAGAAAAAACTCTAAACTTAGAACTTTTAAAAGATAAAATTTGCGTAATAGATGCTGATTTATGCTATAAAAAAGAAATCGTACCATTTTTAGAAAAAAATGAAAATTTAGTTCTAACACCTCATCCAAAAGAATTTGCTTCACTGTTAAATTTGGCTGGGTTTGGAGATTTTGGCATAAAAGATGTTCAAGCTAATAGATTTGATTTAGCCAGAAAATGGAGTGAAAAATTTAATAGTATTTTAGTTTTAAAAGGTGCAAATACAATAGTTTCTCATAAAGGCAAAATTTTTGTTTCTAGCTTTGGTTCAAGCATATTAGCAAAAGCTGGAAGCGGAGATGCATTAGCTGGTATTATAGGTGGTCTTTTGGCTCAAAACTACTCACCATTTGAAGCAGCAATTAATGGAGTTTTAGCACATTCATTAAGCGTTTTAAATTTCAAAAAAAACTCATACGCATTAACTCCAAATGATATAATAGAAGGTATAAAATGTCTGTAA